A genomic region of Pelodiscus sinensis isolate JC-2024 chromosome 1, ASM4963464v1, whole genome shotgun sequence contains the following coding sequences:
- the C1H12orf75 gene encoding overexpressed in colon carcinoma 1 protein isoform X1, with the protein MGCGNSTTSSRGTAGTAKDVTEESVSEDDKRRLDLPTSAPRGPDWSRRRDFAEPGKVISGSPAASSPNPRPATSLRADSPLPPALLPCHSPHLLPCYAWQPSSSPAPCMSGSWPHWVAPL; encoded by the exons GTACTGCAGGGACGGCTAAAGATGT AACAGAAGAATCGGTGTCAGAAGATGACAAAAGGAG gttggacctccctactTCAGCACCcaggggacctgactggtcccggaggAGGGATTTTGCCGAACCAGGGAAGGTCATATCTGGCTCCCCTGCTGCAAGCTCCCCCAACCCTCGACCAGCCACCAGCCTCCGGGCTGACTCCCCCTTGCCAccagctttgctgccctgccactccccccaccttctTCCCTGCTatgcctggcagcccagctccagcccagctccctgcatgtcgggctcctggccccactgggtAGCCCCACTATGA